A portion of the Cryptomeria japonica chromosome 5, Sugi_1.0, whole genome shotgun sequence genome contains these proteins:
- the LOC131034572 gene encoding short-chain dehydrogenase reductase 2a yields the protein MATSALKGRLEGKVAIITGGAAGIGEATVRLFTQNGGKVIIADIKDNEGQKLAESVSEWATYIHCDVSKEEDVRAAVDLAMQKHGQLDIMFNNAGKGDGHKSSVADYEMEQFEATMNVNVKGVMHGIKHAARVMIPNRKGCIISTASIAGMMGGIAPYAYTASKHAIIGLTKNGAAELGKYGIRVNCVSPSLIATGILMEFVGTEDKGAVEAWGTSVGNLKGVVLKAEDVAEAAMFLASDESRYVSGHNLLVDGGFTVVNHDWGLYRI from the exons ATGGCTACCTCTGCTCTAAAGGGAAG ATTGGAGGGAAAAGTTGCAATAATAACAGGAGGAGCAGCAGGCATTGGAGAAGCCACGGTTCGGCTGTTCACCCAAAATGGAGGCAAAGTGATAATAGCAGACATTAAAGACAATGAAGGTCAAAAGCTTGCTGAATCTGTGTCTGAGTGGGCAACTTATATTCACTGTGATGTGAGCAAAGAGGAGGACGTGAGAGCAGCAGTGGATTTGGCCATGCAAAAGCATGGGCAATTAGACATTATGTTCAACAATGCAGGTAAGGGAGATGGGCATAAAAGCAGTGTTGCAGATTATGAGATGGAGCAGTTTGAAGCCACCATGAATGTGAACGTAAAAGGAGTGATGCATGGCATTAAACATGCAGCTCGTGTGATGATACCCAACAGAAAAGGGTGCATAATTTCCACAGCCAGTATTGCAGGGATGATGGGAGGCATTGCACCATATGCTTACACTGCCTCAAAACATGCAATAATTGGGCTGACTAAGAATGGTGCAGCAGAGCTTGGGAAGTATGGTATCAGAGTGAATTGTGTTTCTCCTTCTCTGATTGCAACTGGGATTTTAATGGAGTTTGTAGGGACAGAAGATAAGGGTGCAGTGGAGGCTTGGGGTACAAGTGTAGGCAACTTGAAGGGAGTGGTTCTTAAGGCAGAGGATGTTGCAGAGGCTGCTATGTTTTTGGCCAGTGATGAATCTAGATATGTCAGTGGCCATAATCTTCTTGTGGATGGAGGTTTCACAGTTGTCAACCATGACTGGGGATTGTATAGGATATAA
- the LOC131034570 gene encoding uncharacterized protein LOC131034570 has protein sequence MGSFLGHVYPGLGFMFIGLWHLFNTIRNYVTCPWDFRTRTWFPTRFKGRFLKYLELLGIIAGSCLSISLELFIMPAKHQPLAEDWSIPVVHLKNFEHSTISFFFILYATVAIYMETHKLHMAEGMLHVIAALVFSQELFIFHQHSTDHMGLEGHYHWLLQLIIMVGLLSIVLELQLPYSFVASMVRSVSILFQGLWLLHMAFMLWIPACIPEGCEMQHDWDLGHGAVFCLDEKATLRAKALANLQFSWYLAFLLMFTMGMYISMLRFYGENGIYKPVNGVDNKVFEMGEEQGGHSQSSMDLVIDHDEENLGIER, from the coding sequence ATGGGTTCTTTCTTAGGGCATGTGTATCCTGGATTAGGGTTTATGTTCATAGGACTGTGGCATCTGTTCAACACAATCAGAAACTATGTGACATGCCCATGGGACTTTAGAACAAGAACATGGTTTCCAACCAGATTTAAAGGCAGATTCCTCAAGTATCTGGAGCTGCTAGGCATCATAGCAGGCTCATGCCTATCCATTTCCTTAGAGCTGTTCATAATGCCAGCAAAACACCAGCCTCTAGCAGAGGACTGGTCCATCCCTGTAGTACACCTTAAGAACTTTGAGCACTCCACCATATCATTTTTTTTCATCCTCTATGCCACTGTGGCTATCTACATGGAAACCCACAAGTTACACATGGCAGAGGGAATGCTCCATGTCATAGCAGCCCTCGTCTTTAGTCAGGAGTTGTTCATATTCCACCAGCACTCCACTGATCACATGGGACTAGAGGGCCACTATCACTGGCTTCTACAGCTTATTATCATGGTGGGTCTCTTGTCTATTGTTTTGGAGCTTCAGCTCCCCTATAGTTTTGTGGCTTCCATGGTGAGGTCTGTGTCAATTCTATTTCAGGGATTGTGGCTCTTACACATGGCTTTTATGCTCTGGATTCCTGCCTGTATTCCAGAGGGCTGTGAAATGCAGCATGATTGGGATTTGGGTCATGGTGCTGTCTTCTGTTTGGATGAAAAGGCCACCCTCAGGGCTAAAGCTCTGGCTAATTTGCAGTTCAGTTGGTATTTGGCCTTCCTGCTTATGTTCACAATGGGCATGTATATCAGCATGTTGAGATTCTATGGTGAAAATGGTATTTATAAGCCTGTTAATGGAGTTGATAATAAGGTGTTTGAGATGGGTGAGGAGCAGGGGGGACATTCACAGAGCTCTATGGATTTGGTGATTGACCATGATGAAGAGAATTTGGGTATAGAAAGATGA